The Microbacterium sp. Nx66 genome contains a region encoding:
- a CDS encoding GNAT family N-acetyltransferase: MTTTVPAPAADGTPTEADILRAAAAWAWFPRGSEHVRGDLLLVRYPERFGGGVRGSQVTSARPAAEVLDGALERTRAWGESVFTFWTNPADDPDLEEELRRRGAVHFDTVTVFARPTSGAAVDVTPGVSAEVVRAVDQLREVDAINVPVWEQQPLDDDGLRAEFAELTEALDAGTGFRVLGRIDGRAVSTGGCTIVDGFTRLWGAATLEADRGRGVYRAVLAERLRQSAARGARTALVKGRVSTSAPILARAGFTRYGDERGYRLAL, from the coding sequence ATGACGACGACGGTTCCTGCACCGGCCGCCGACGGCACGCCGACCGAGGCGGACATCCTCCGTGCCGCCGCCGCGTGGGCCTGGTTTCCGCGCGGCAGCGAGCATGTCCGCGGCGACCTGCTCCTCGTGCGGTACCCGGAGCGGTTCGGGGGCGGCGTCCGCGGCTCGCAGGTGACGTCCGCGCGCCCCGCCGCCGAGGTGCTGGACGGGGCGCTGGAGCGCACCAGAGCCTGGGGCGAGAGCGTGTTCACGTTCTGGACGAATCCCGCCGACGACCCCGACCTCGAAGAGGAGCTCCGACGCCGCGGTGCCGTGCACTTCGACACCGTCACCGTGTTCGCGCGTCCGACCAGTGGAGCCGCGGTCGACGTGACGCCCGGGGTCTCCGCCGAGGTCGTGCGGGCCGTGGATCAGCTCCGCGAGGTCGATGCGATCAACGTCCCGGTCTGGGAGCAGCAGCCCCTCGACGACGACGGTCTGCGTGCCGAGTTCGCCGAGCTGACCGAGGCTCTCGATGCCGGTACCGGTTTCCGGGTGCTCGGGCGCATCGACGGACGCGCGGTGAGCACGGGCGGATGCACCATCGTCGACGGGTTCACTCGACTCTGGGGAGCGGCGACGCTCGAGGCCGATCGTGGTCGCGGCGTCTATCGAGCGGTCCTCGCGGAACGCCTGCGGCAGAGCGCCGCGCGCGGTGCGAGGACTGCGCTCGTCAAGGGCCGTGTCTCGACATCGGCGCCGATCCTCGCGAGAGCCGGCTTCACGCGCTACGGCGACGAACGCGGCTACCGCCTGGCCCTCTGA
- a CDS encoding potassium channel family protein, translated as MVEVLRGDAPVLVIGLGRFGAACAGELDRLDREVLAIDDNLELVQKWSDRVTHTVQADARNIDALRQIGAQDFQVAVVAVGSSIEASVLITANLVDLKVPQIWAKAVSQSHGKILARVGANHVIYPEREAGERVAHLVSGRMLDFIRFDDDFVLAKMYPPKFIRGVGLNESGVRSKYKVTVVGVKSPGKPFRYAEANTIVTNHDLIIVSGTNSDIERFAALDR; from the coding sequence TTGGTTGAAGTCCTTCGGGGGGACGCTCCCGTCCTCGTCATCGGTCTCGGCCGGTTCGGCGCCGCCTGCGCCGGCGAACTCGACCGCCTCGACCGCGAGGTGCTCGCGATCGACGACAACCTCGAGCTCGTGCAGAAGTGGTCGGACCGCGTCACGCACACCGTGCAGGCCGATGCCCGCAACATCGACGCGCTCCGTCAGATCGGCGCCCAGGACTTCCAGGTCGCGGTCGTCGCCGTCGGCTCCTCGATCGAGGCGTCGGTGCTCATCACGGCCAACCTCGTCGACCTCAAGGTGCCGCAGATCTGGGCCAAGGCGGTCTCCCAGTCGCACGGCAAGATCCTCGCCCGGGTGGGTGCCAACCACGTCATCTACCCCGAGCGCGAGGCCGGCGAGCGCGTGGCCCACCTCGTGAGCGGGCGCATGCTCGACTTCATCCGCTTCGACGACGACTTCGTCCTGGCCAAGATGTACCCGCCGAAGTTCATCCGCGGCGTCGGCCTGAACGAATCCGGTGTGCGCTCGAAGTACAAGGTCACGGTCGTCGGCGTGAAGAGCCCTGGCAAGCCGTTCCGGTACGCCGAGGCCAACACGATCGTGACCAACCACGACCTCATCATCGTCTCCGGGACGAACAGCGACATCGAGCGCTTCGCCGCCCTCGACCGCTGA
- a CDS encoding nucleoside deaminase, which yields MTAADRRAMQRALELAAEAADAAEIPVGAVVLDADGNFLAEGRNTRETTHDPTGHAEIEAIRAAAALQGSWNLDGCTLVVTLEPCVMCAGAILQARIGRVVFGAWDDKAGAAGSMYDVLRDRRLPYRAEVIGGVDEGASVALLRAFFEDRR from the coding sequence ATGACCGCCGCCGACCGCCGTGCGATGCAGCGTGCCCTCGAGCTCGCTGCCGAGGCCGCGGACGCCGCGGAGATCCCGGTCGGCGCCGTCGTCCTCGATGCCGACGGGAATTTCCTGGCGGAAGGACGGAACACCCGCGAGACCACGCACGATCCGACCGGGCACGCCGAGATCGAAGCCATCCGGGCTGCGGCGGCGCTCCAGGGATCGTGGAATCTCGACGGCTGCACGCTCGTCGTCACCCTCGAGCCCTGCGTGATGTGTGCCGGCGCGATCCTCCAGGCACGCATCGGCCGCGTGGTCTTCGGCGCGTGGGATGACAAGGCGGGAGCGGCCGGCTCGATGTACGACGTGCTGCGCGACCGGCGCCTGCCCTACCGCGCCGAGGTGATCGGCGGCGTGGACGAGGGGGCCTCGGTCGCTCTGCTGCGCGCGTTCTTCGAGGACCGTCGCTGA
- a CDS encoding TM0106 family RecB-like putative nuclease — protein sequence MRIDTEAQRVIWSASDLKAAAECEFAWSRAIDAKLGRVPAVEEPEDATLLRAAQLGDVHEQNVLERFIRELGDERVHRVAKVSSSDPDALAAAVDETLSALRSDALVVFQAAFATDEFVGFADFLRRDADGRWRVQDSKLARKARVTALMQLAAYVDQLDRLGIPRADEVDLIHGDNSVSTHAVDDLLPLFRVRRARLRALIADRAVADGAAGAPLAWGDDRGDLRVVACGRCATCEEQVLAHRDLLMVARMRPVQRARLRAAGILTIDDLAAATQAPEGMNVDTFENLRAQARVQLRADAEGAATYDVHYAAAIHTLPVPSRGDIFFDFEGDPLYTEPAPDGEAEWGIDYLFGWVDNADQYTALWAHSFAEERRALETFLDFVKVRRAAHPGMHIYHYAPYETSHLVAMAARHGVREGEVDRLLREGVFVDLYPLVLRTVRVGSRSYSIKKLEPLYMGEDVRTSDVQKGDDSIVQYVAARELAAAGAQAEADAVLADLADYNRYDCVSTRRLRNWLINIARAEGVTPAPPDDADEVIYEPSPRSLALLGDAERAVEVGGDGLVHRLAAAAIDYFPREAKSFWVAHFQRLREPVTMWDGTRDVVKVDATRSRVRRDWSIGEGRRVLSRELEIRGEVSPGTTLGPGAQPFALYDVPAPFDTDVPSRAVHVPHGVTVVEVLDDGYLVAESAVQGQTWDDLPVALTPAAPPRVVSLQQAIDEWADAVHAAAPDFPQDAATDILRRLPPRTVSGNALPAAGDDPIDAIVRGILDLDRSYLAVQGPPGTGKTYTGSQVIARLVTEHGFRIGVVAQSHAIIETLLERVVADGVAPGHVAKCPKDANADPGYTVIPKTGMAAFLAEHADGGAVVGGTAWDFSNTQRVARGELDLLVIDEAGQFSLASTIAVATGAQRLLLLGDPQQLPQVSQGAHPEPVDTSALGWVMDGDPVVRPEYGYFLARSWRMHPHVAAPVSKLAYAGKLASAPGTERRAVEGIDPGLHVVPLRHRGNATQSPEEAEEVVRIVRDLVGRAFHDNDAAGTVRPLTPEDIIVVAPYNAQRQLVHDALAAAGFGGVPVGTVDNFQGKEAVVSITTLAASSGRDAPRGPEFLLLQNRLNVAISRAQVVAYLIHSPALLDDLPYTPEGVARLSAFARLVGAAEEEGS from the coding sequence GTGCGGATCGACACAGAGGCGCAGCGGGTCATCTGGAGCGCGAGCGACCTCAAGGCGGCCGCCGAGTGCGAGTTCGCCTGGTCCCGCGCGATCGATGCGAAGCTCGGTCGGGTCCCCGCGGTGGAGGAGCCGGAGGACGCGACGCTCCTCCGCGCGGCCCAGCTCGGAGACGTGCACGAGCAGAACGTGCTCGAGCGCTTCATCCGGGAGCTCGGCGACGAGCGGGTGCATCGGGTCGCCAAGGTCTCGTCGAGCGATCCTGACGCGCTGGCTGCCGCCGTCGACGAGACGTTGAGCGCTCTGCGGTCCGACGCCCTGGTCGTCTTCCAGGCGGCCTTCGCCACCGACGAGTTCGTCGGGTTCGCCGACTTCCTCCGCCGCGATGCGGACGGGCGTTGGCGCGTGCAGGACTCGAAGCTGGCCCGCAAGGCCCGGGTGACCGCGCTCATGCAGCTCGCGGCATATGTCGACCAGCTCGACCGGCTCGGCATCCCGCGTGCGGACGAGGTCGACCTCATCCACGGCGACAACAGCGTCAGCACGCATGCGGTCGACGACCTCCTCCCACTGTTCCGCGTGCGCCGGGCGCGGCTGCGCGCTCTGATCGCGGACCGCGCCGTGGCCGACGGCGCGGCCGGGGCGCCGCTCGCGTGGGGCGACGACCGCGGCGATCTGCGCGTGGTCGCCTGCGGACGTTGCGCCACGTGCGAGGAGCAGGTGCTGGCCCATCGCGACCTCCTCATGGTGGCCCGCATGCGGCCGGTGCAGCGGGCCCGTCTGCGCGCCGCCGGGATCCTCACCATCGACGACCTGGCCGCGGCGACCCAGGCACCGGAGGGCATGAACGTCGACACGTTCGAGAACCTCCGCGCCCAGGCCCGCGTGCAGCTGCGGGCGGATGCCGAGGGCGCGGCGACGTACGACGTGCACTATGCCGCGGCGATCCACACCCTCCCTGTGCCCAGCCGCGGGGACATCTTCTTCGACTTCGAGGGCGATCCGCTGTACACCGAGCCCGCTCCCGACGGCGAGGCCGAGTGGGGCATCGACTATCTGTTCGGCTGGGTCGACAACGCCGACCAGTACACCGCGCTCTGGGCGCACTCGTTCGCGGAGGAGCGTCGGGCACTGGAGACCTTCCTCGATTTCGTGAAGGTGCGTCGCGCCGCCCACCCCGGCATGCACATCTATCACTACGCCCCCTACGAGACCTCCCACCTGGTCGCGATGGCCGCCCGCCATGGGGTGCGCGAGGGTGAGGTGGACCGCCTGCTCCGCGAGGGCGTCTTCGTCGACCTGTACCCACTGGTGCTGCGCACCGTCCGCGTGGGTTCGCGGTCCTACTCGATCAAGAAGCTCGAGCCCCTCTACATGGGGGAGGACGTGCGCACGAGCGACGTCCAGAAGGGCGACGACTCCATCGTGCAGTACGTCGCGGCGCGGGAGCTCGCGGCAGCGGGGGCGCAGGCCGAGGCCGACGCGGTGCTCGCCGACCTCGCCGACTACAACCGCTACGACTGCGTCTCCACCCGGCGGCTGCGCAACTGGCTCATCAACATCGCCCGCGCGGAGGGGGTCACGCCGGCCCCGCCGGACGACGCGGACGAGGTCATCTACGAGCCGTCGCCGCGTTCGCTCGCGCTGCTCGGCGACGCGGAGCGTGCGGTGGAGGTCGGTGGCGATGGGCTCGTGCACCGGCTCGCGGCGGCCGCCATCGACTACTTCCCACGCGAGGCGAAGAGCTTCTGGGTCGCGCACTTCCAGCGGCTGCGGGAGCCGGTCACGATGTGGGACGGCACCCGCGATGTGGTGAAGGTCGATGCGACCCGCTCGCGGGTCCGCCGGGACTGGAGCATCGGCGAGGGCCGCAGAGTCCTGTCGCGCGAGCTGGAGATCCGCGGCGAGGTGTCCCCTGGAACGACGCTCGGTCCGGGTGCCCAGCCGTTCGCGCTCTACGACGTCCCGGCGCCGTTCGACACCGACGTCCCGTCGCGCGCGGTGCACGTGCCGCACGGGGTCACGGTCGTCGAGGTGCTGGACGACGGCTATCTCGTGGCGGAGTCCGCGGTCCAGGGGCAGACCTGGGATGACCTCCCCGTCGCCCTCACCCCCGCCGCGCCGCCACGGGTGGTGTCGCTGCAGCAGGCGATCGACGAATGGGCCGATGCGGTGCACGCGGCCGCTCCGGACTTCCCCCAGGACGCGGCGACCGACATCCTCCGCCGCCTCCCTCCGCGCACCGTGTCGGGGAACGCGCTCCCGGCCGCCGGCGACGACCCGATCGACGCGATCGTCCGCGGGATCCTGGACCTCGACCGCAGCTATCTCGCCGTACAGGGGCCTCCAGGCACGGGGAAGACCTACACGGGCTCCCAGGTGATCGCCCGGCTCGTCACAGAGCACGGCTTCCGGATCGGCGTCGTCGCGCAGTCCCACGCGATCATCGAGACGCTGCTGGAGCGCGTCGTCGCCGACGGTGTCGCCCCGGGTCACGTGGCGAAGTGCCCCAAGGACGCGAACGCCGACCCCGGGTACACGGTGATCCCGAAGACCGGCATGGCCGCCTTCCTCGCGGAGCACGCAGACGGGGGCGCCGTCGTGGGCGGTACCGCCTGGGACTTCAGCAACACGCAGCGGGTGGCCAGGGGAGAGCTCGACCTGCTCGTGATCGACGAGGCCGGGCAGTTCTCGCTCGCCTCGACGATCGCGGTCGCCACGGGCGCGCAGAGGCTTCTCCTCCTCGGCGACCCGCAGCAGCTGCCTCAGGTCAGCCAGGGCGCCCACCCGGAGCCGGTGGACACGTCCGCGCTCGGCTGGGTGATGGACGGCGACCCCGTCGTGCGCCCGGAGTACGGCTACTTCCTCGCGCGCTCCTGGCGGATGCACCCGCACGTCGCGGCTCCGGTGTCGAAGCTCGCCTATGCCGGGAAGCTCGCCTCCGCCCCCGGTACCGAGCGGCGCGCGGTCGAGGGCATCGACCCGGGCCTCCACGTGGTGCCGCTGCGCCACCGCGGCAACGCGACCCAGTCGCCGGAGGAAGCAGAGGAGGTCGTGCGCATCGTCCGCGACCTCGTGGGCCGCGCCTTCCACGACAACGATGCGGCGGGCACCGTGCGGCCACTGACGCCGGAGGACATCATCGTCGTGGCGCCGTACAACGCGCAGCGGCAGCTCGTGCACGACGCGCTCGCCGCGGCGGGTTTCGGCGGCGTCCCGGTGGGCACGGTCGACAACTTCCAGGGCAAGGAGGCCGTCGTCTCGATCACGACGCTCGCGGCGTCGAGTGGCCGAGACGCTCCCCGGGGCCCGGAGTTCCTGCTGCTGCAGAACCGGCTCAACGTGGCGATCTCCCGGGCGCAGGTCGTGGCCTACCTCATCCACTCGCCGGCGCTGCTCGACGACCTGCCGTACACGCCCGAGGGCGTCGCCCGGCTCAGTGCCTTCGCCCGCCTGGTGGGGGCCGCGGAGGAGGAGGGTTCATGA
- a CDS encoding ABC transporter ATP-binding protein: protein MSDHAPAPPVLALRGLRKQFGQKVAVDALSLDVPAGSMLGLLGPNGAGKTTTLAMTTGLLRPDAGTAWVLGADVWQDPAAAKARMGVLPDGIRMLDRLTGAELLRYTGLLRGMPEAQVVSRSGELLDALGLTEARDTLVVDYSAGMKKKIGLACALIHAPRLLILDEPLEAVDPVSGQTIRQILRSFVDGGGTVVLSSHVMELVESLCDRVAIVAEGRLLAHGALDEVRAGLTLQERFLTLVGAHDLGTETLAWLRSS, encoded by the coding sequence ATGAGCGATCACGCCCCCGCACCGCCCGTCCTCGCCCTCCGCGGGCTCCGCAAGCAGTTCGGGCAGAAGGTCGCCGTCGACGCGCTGTCCCTGGACGTCCCCGCAGGCTCGATGCTCGGGCTGCTCGGCCCGAACGGTGCGGGCAAGACGACGACGCTCGCCATGACCACGGGGCTCCTGCGCCCGGACGCCGGGACCGCCTGGGTGCTCGGCGCCGACGTCTGGCAGGACCCTGCCGCCGCGAAGGCGCGGATGGGGGTGCTCCCTGACGGCATCCGGATGCTCGACCGCCTCACCGGCGCCGAGCTGCTGCGGTACACCGGCCTGCTGCGCGGGATGCCGGAGGCGCAGGTCGTCTCCCGCTCCGGTGAGCTGCTCGACGCGCTCGGCCTGACGGAGGCCCGCGACACGCTCGTCGTCGACTACTCGGCCGGCATGAAGAAGAAGATCGGCCTGGCCTGCGCGCTCATCCACGCGCCGCGGCTGCTGATCCTCGACGAACCGCTCGAGGCGGTCGACCCGGTCTCCGGACAGACGATCCGGCAGATCCTCCGCTCCTTCGTGGACGGCGGCGGCACGGTCGTCCTCTCCAGCCACGTCATGGAGCTCGTCGAGTCGCTGTGCGACCGCGTCGCCATCGTCGCCGAGGGCCGCCTGCTGGCACACGGTGCGCTCGACGAGGTGCGCGCCGGGCTCACGCTGCAGGAGCGCTTCCTCACCCTCGTGGGCGCGCACGACCTCGGAACGGAGACGCTCGCGTGGTTGCGCTCCTCGTAG
- the proC gene encoding pyrroline-5-carboxylate reductase, producing MADALPSLAFLGAGSMGGAILRGVLASGVPVDGGITATNRTPEKAEAFAGLDGVTSIALSERPEGNADAVAGARVVLVGVKPAMVPDLLREIAPHLSPETVVVSLAAGVTLQTFADVLGTEARVIRSMPNTPSTIRKGVTGLAAGAAATPDDLALVRRLFETVGAVVEVPESQIDALSTISGSGPAYVFLLIEQFTAAAREMGFADADARLLAEQTFIGATALLDSTGEDPAELRRRVTSPKGTTERAVAVLQDAHLSDTFAAAAAAALARAKELAAGV from the coding sequence ATGGCTGATGCGCTCCCGTCTCTCGCGTTCCTCGGTGCCGGATCGATGGGAGGAGCGATCCTCCGCGGCGTGCTCGCCTCGGGGGTCCCTGTGGACGGAGGGATCACCGCGACGAACCGCACGCCGGAGAAGGCGGAGGCGTTCGCGGGCCTGGACGGCGTCACCAGCATCGCGCTGTCCGAGCGGCCGGAGGGCAATGCCGACGCCGTGGCCGGCGCACGAGTGGTCCTGGTCGGGGTGAAGCCGGCGATGGTCCCGGACCTGCTCCGCGAGATCGCGCCGCACCTCAGCCCCGAGACCGTCGTGGTGAGCCTCGCCGCGGGAGTCACGCTGCAGACCTTCGCCGACGTCCTCGGGACGGAGGCCCGCGTCATCCGCTCGATGCCGAACACCCCGTCGACGATCCGCAAGGGGGTCACCGGGCTCGCGGCCGGCGCCGCGGCGACCCCCGACGACCTCGCCCTCGTGCGTCGTCTGTTCGAGACGGTGGGCGCGGTGGTGGAAGTCCCCGAGTCGCAGATCGATGCGCTCTCGACGATCTCCGGCTCCGGTCCCGCGTACGTCTTCCTCCTCATCGAACAGTTCACCGCAGCCGCGCGGGAGATGGGCTTCGCCGACGCGGACGCCCGTCTGCTGGCCGAGCAGACCTTCATCGGCGCGACCGCGCTGCTGGATTCGACGGGGGAGGACCCCGCGGAGCTCCGCCGCCGGGTGACGAGCCCGAAGGGGACGACGGAGCGCGCGGTCGCCGTGCTCCAGGACGCGCACCTGTCCGACACCTTCGCCGCTGCTGCCGCCGCCGCCCTCGCTCGCGCGAAGGAGCTCGCCGCCGGCGTCTGA
- the upp gene encoding uracil phosphoribosyltransferase, producing MRVHVADHPLITHKLSVLRDARTPSPVFRQLTEELVTLLAYEATRNVKVTPIEITTPVTTTTGVKISEPRPIVVPILRAGLGMLEGLVKLLPTAEVGFLGMVRDEETFEPTTYAERLPDDLSDRQCFAIDPMLATGGSLAAAIQFLFDRGAKDVTAICLLGTPEGVAAIEAMAGDRDVTLVLGALDERLDEKGYIVPGLGDAGDRLYGTV from the coding sequence ATGCGTGTTCACGTCGCCGACCACCCTCTCATCACCCACAAGCTCTCGGTGCTGCGCGACGCGCGCACCCCGTCGCCGGTCTTCCGCCAGCTGACCGAAGAGCTCGTGACGCTCCTCGCGTACGAGGCGACCCGGAATGTGAAGGTCACTCCCATCGAGATCACGACGCCGGTCACCACGACCACAGGCGTGAAGATCTCCGAGCCGCGACCCATCGTCGTACCGATCCTGCGGGCGGGTCTCGGCATGCTCGAAGGCCTCGTCAAGCTCCTCCCCACCGCGGAGGTCGGCTTCCTCGGCATGGTCCGCGACGAGGAGACCTTCGAGCCCACCACCTATGCCGAGCGCCTTCCGGACGACCTCTCCGACCGCCAGTGCTTCGCGATCGACCCGATGCTGGCGACGGGCGGCTCGCTCGCCGCCGCGATCCAGTTCCTGTTCGATCGCGGTGCGAAGGACGTCACCGCGATCTGCCTGCTCGGCACCCCGGAGGGTGTGGCGGCGATCGAGGCGATGGCCGGCGACCGTGACGTGACCCTCGTCCTCGGAGCGCTCGACGAGCGCCTCGACGAGAAGGGGTACATCGTGCCCGGTCTCGGCGACGCGGGAGACCGGCTGTACGGCACCGTCTGA
- a CDS encoding cation diffusion facilitator family transporter: MSASGGSKAIVAAFLANLGIALAKFLAWALSGSASMLAEAIHSVADSGNQLLLMLGGRKAKRHADRSHPFGYGRERYVYAFVVSIILFSVGGLFAIYEGVDKLTHPHEIDQTWWWLPLVVLFIAIGLESFSLRTAVRESNVVREKGQSWFSFVRRSKAPELPVVLLEDVGALTGLTFALLGVGLTLLTGNPVFDALGTVMIGVLLVLIAIVLGVETKSLLVGEGATPADYDRIVDAINDGPEIEKIIHMKTLYLGPDELMVAAKIALSADKPLREVADDIDEIEARIRAAVPVARVVYIEPDVYRPAIDPEPSTDVFVLKSSD; this comes from the coding sequence ATGAGTGCATCCGGAGGCAGCAAGGCCATCGTCGCGGCGTTCCTGGCGAACCTGGGCATCGCCCTCGCGAAGTTCCTCGCGTGGGCCCTCTCCGGCTCGGCATCGATGCTCGCGGAGGCGATCCACTCCGTCGCCGACTCCGGCAACCAGCTGCTGCTGATGCTCGGCGGGCGCAAGGCGAAACGCCATGCGGACCGTTCGCACCCGTTCGGCTACGGCCGCGAGCGCTACGTCTACGCCTTCGTCGTGTCGATCATCCTCTTCTCCGTCGGCGGGCTCTTCGCGATCTACGAGGGTGTGGACAAGCTGACCCATCCGCATGAGATCGATCAGACCTGGTGGTGGCTCCCCCTCGTCGTGCTGTTCATCGCGATCGGCCTGGAGTCGTTCTCGCTGCGCACCGCCGTGCGCGAGAGCAACGTCGTGCGCGAGAAGGGGCAGTCGTGGTTCTCCTTCGTACGACGGTCCAAGGCGCCGGAGCTCCCCGTCGTCCTTCTCGAAGACGTGGGGGCCCTCACCGGACTCACCTTCGCCCTGCTCGGCGTCGGTCTCACGCTCCTCACCGGCAACCCCGTCTTCGATGCCCTCGGCACCGTGATGATCGGCGTCCTGCTCGTGCTCATCGCGATCGTGCTGGGTGTGGAGACCAAGAGTCTGCTCGTCGGCGAGGGAGCGACCCCCGCCGACTACGACCGGATCGTGGACGCGATCAACGACGGCCCGGAGATCGAGAAGATCATCCACATGAAGACCCTCTACCTGGGGCCTGACGAGCTGATGGTCGCCGCGAAGATCGCGCTCAGCGCCGACAAGCCGCTGCGCGAGGTCGCCGATGACATCGACGAGATCGAGGCCCGCATCCGCGCCGCCGTGCCGGTCGCCCGGGTCGTCTACATCGAGCCGGACGTCTACCGTCCCGCGATCGATCCGGAACCCTCGACCGACGTCTTCGTCCTCAAGTCGTCGGACTGA
- a CDS encoding ArsR/SmtB family transcription factor, with protein MTDIFDVIADGTRRDILQLLLRRTSEGESGTSVSQIVADLGISQPTVSKHLKVLRDAELVTVREDGQRRFYSLSVAPLEAVDDWLVPFLVDAFGDTAPDIAYPGAPIPDGAAHAAEVVGRAAASAKHVVANALKRLGA; from the coding sequence ATGACGGACATCTTCGACGTGATCGCAGACGGTACGAGGCGCGACATCCTCCAGCTCCTGCTCCGCCGCACGTCCGAAGGCGAGTCCGGCACGAGCGTGAGCCAGATCGTCGCCGACCTCGGCATCAGCCAGCCCACGGTCTCCAAGCACCTCAAGGTGCTCCGGGACGCCGAGCTGGTGACCGTCCGCGAAGACGGCCAGCGCCGTTTCTACAGCCTGTCCGTCGCGCCGCTCGAGGCCGTCGACGACTGGCTGGTCCCGTTCCTCGTCGACGCGTTCGGCGACACCGCGCCGGACATCGCATACCCGGGCGCTCCGATCCCCGACGGTGCTGCACACGCGGCCGAGGTCGTCGGGCGTGCAGCGGCATCCGCCAAGCACGTGGTCGCCAATGCGCTGAAGCGCCTCGGCGCCTGA
- a CDS encoding TrkH family potassium uptake protein, translating into MSGIVSASSPRTGLPGAAGRVKHLITSSPSRFAIAVFALLILVFTVLFSLPIASASGTVTPLSDALFTAVSTICVTGLATVDMANHWSPFGHVVVFIGVNIGALGVLTLASLMGMLISKRLGLRAKLMAAGDTNPLRAHGGVVNESQTVRLGEVGQLLTTVALSALFIEAALAALLYPALVMAGVDPIAALWEAPYFSAMAFTNTGFAPNDGGVAVFADDYLVLSLLMVGVFLGSIGFPVIYTLAKHVWHVKRWSLHSKLTIVTTVLLFILGAAAFLILEYNNPKTFGSMDAADTTFQAFFLSAMTRSGGFNVIEMDDLNGSSLLAASMLMFVGGGSASTAGGIKVTTLAVLAIAVWSEAKGRQSVEAFGRRIPSDVQRVALSVVAWGATIVALSTIVIAQITKADISHVLFDVISAFGTVGLSTGLTGELPDSASYVMAATIFMGRVGTVTLAAAVAATSRTQYYSLPVERPIVG; encoded by the coding sequence ATGTCGGGCATCGTTTCGGCGTCGTCTCCTCGCACCGGTCTCCCCGGAGCCGCCGGCCGGGTGAAGCACCTCATCACCTCGTCGCCCTCCCGGTTCGCGATCGCCGTCTTCGCGCTGCTGATCCTCGTGTTCACGGTGCTGTTCTCGCTGCCGATCGCCTCCGCCAGCGGCACGGTGACACCGCTCAGCGACGCGTTGTTCACCGCCGTCTCCACGATCTGCGTGACGGGCCTCGCGACCGTCGACATGGCCAACCACTGGTCGCCCTTCGGCCACGTCGTCGTGTTCATCGGCGTCAACATCGGCGCCCTCGGCGTGCTGACCCTCGCCTCCCTCATGGGGATGCTCATCTCGAAGCGCCTCGGCCTGCGGGCCAAGCTCATGGCGGCCGGCGACACGAATCCGCTCCGCGCGCACGGCGGCGTGGTCAACGAGAGCCAGACGGTGCGCCTGGGCGAGGTGGGCCAGCTGCTCACCACGGTCGCCCTCTCGGCCCTCTTCATCGAAGCGGCCCTCGCCGCCCTCCTCTACCCGGCGCTGGTGATGGCGGGGGTGGACCCGATCGCCGCGCTCTGGGAGGCCCCGTACTTCTCGGCGATGGCCTTCACCAACACCGGCTTCGCGCCGAACGACGGCGGGGTGGCCGTCTTCGCCGACGACTACCTCGTGCTGTCACTCCTCATGGTCGGCGTGTTCCTCGGGAGCATCGGCTTCCCGGTGATCTACACGCTCGCGAAGCACGTCTGGCACGTCAAGCGCTGGTCGCTGCACTCGAAGCTGACCATCGTCACCACCGTGCTGCTGTTCATCCTGGGCGCCGCCGCCTTCCTGATCCTCGAGTACAACAACCCGAAGACCTTCGGCTCGATGGACGCCGCTGACACGACCTTCCAGGCGTTCTTCCTCTCCGCGATGACCCGCTCCGGCGGCTTCAACGTCATCGAGATGGACGACCTCAACGGCTCGTCGCTGCTCGCTGCCAGCATGCTCATGTTCGTCGGCGGCGGGTCCGCGTCGACGGCGGGCGGCATCAAGGTGACCACGCTCGCGGTCCTCGCGATCGCCGTCTGGTCCGAAGCGAAGGGCCGCCAGTCCGTCGAGGCGTTCGGCCGCCGCATCCCCAGCGACGTGCAGCGCGTCGCCCTCAGCGTCGTCGCCTGGGGTGCCACGATCGTCGCCCTGTCGACCATCGTGATCGCGCAGATCACCAAGGCCGACATCAGCCACGTGCTCTTCGACGTCATCTCCGCGTTCGGCACCGTCGGGCTCTCCACCGGCCTCACCGGGGAGCTGCCGGATTCCGCCTCGTACGTCATGGCCGCGACGATCTTCATGGGCCGCGTTGGTACAGTGACTCTCGCTGCGGCAGTCGCCGCGACATCGCGCACGCAGTACTACTCACTGCCCGTGGAAAGGCCGATCGTTGGTTGA